DNA from Solanum stenotomum isolate F172 chromosome 3, ASM1918654v1, whole genome shotgun sequence:
TTCTGAATGAGATTGAATGGTCAGCAAAAGCAATTTAATTGACATTCCCACTTAGGGCTGAGTTGAAAGGTGTTCTTATGATTGGGAGGAGCTTTTGACTGTGAATCAGCTCACACCCCGGCATCCTGGATAACTAAATCAACATATGTGAGTCGCataacaaaaatttcaaatggactgacatgtttttaaacatatttatgGTCCCAGAGGTTGTGTTTATGAGCAGTAACACAATGTTGTGCATGCAAAAGCGGGACTCTAACATTGAGGGGATCCAAAAAACAGCTTGTTGGATTGATAGTAAGATCACAAAATTTACCAGGACCAACATGGCACATACATGATATGGAAATATCGGGACCGTAAGGTTGCATAACCAGATCTTCACAATGCTGAAAATGTTTGCATCAGCATACTGGGTTCACATTTgccataattttatttgtcttgtACTGGACAGCTTGTTGCttatttttcattatgttaTCAATTTCTTTCTACTGGGAATCTCAATGTTAGATAAGCGTAAACTAACATTTCTTTGAAGCTCATCAGAAGAGGATCCTTTGCCTTTATGGGTAATAGTAATACTAGATAGTGGGTGTCCGTGCTGGTCACAGACGTTAGCCCTGACACGGTAGGGAACGTCTAAATTCAGAGCTGTCATTGCCTCTTGCTTATACAACACTAAAGCAGCTAAACAATACCTCTTTTACCTACTGCCAAAGGGTCGTGGTGGAGTGATAATGCCTTGGGTACAGAGTCACCACCTTTGTTGGGAGTGGTAAATATcggaaaacaaaaaattacattttttttcaaagccTGTTGGGTATGAAACACTAATTCAACTTCAGGAGTTTGAAACACAActccaattttcaaatataatttaactttgaaaacaatttttttttccagatacAATGTTCACGGTAACCCCTCCCCCTTTACACAGAATATATggggaaaaaaaaagtacttagTAGAACTCTGGAAATCTCCTCATTTTCCTATTCTGAATCGACACAGAACATAATTTCGAAGCTAATACAATGGATGGACATAGCAGCACAAATGAGAAAAATCAATAATCAGAATAAGAGGCACAAGGCAAAACTCTCTATCTGACCAATCAAATGAATTTGATCTTTACTTTAAGCATTATCACCAAAATACACACATGCAACTTCTTTGAAGACCAATATTGCATATAaccaattattatatgaatttcaGAAGTGCAATTTAAGCAAATCTTAATCGATATAACAAAAcaaacagagaaaaaaaaaacaaagggaTCTACAGAGAAAGAGAAATTGAAGGAAGATGAAATTAGGGCCTAAGAGGAGAGACCGAGTAACTGAAAGGAGAAAAAATGGGAGAAGAAAGGGGCATGCAATgagacaaattaaaatatttactaaagGGGAAACATATCCACACCGTTAGACAAAGAATACTTATGTTGAACAAGCTTAAAAAGACACATAAATGCTTGAGGTAATCTTggatgaaatttcaaaagaaaaaacttgATGCTACGGTATAGCAAAACCTTACTCTATTATGCACTAAACTATCACCCAAGTCTATCACAccgaaaaataatataatattcaattatCTACTGACCTTTTACCCTAATTTGCGACCTTCATACCTTCCTATATAATGTCATGTATTCCATAAGCTGAAAATGTGTCACCTTTCTGCAATGCTTCTTCGGTTTAGACCTCTCCTTAAACCCACATTAGCCAACCTCTTACACCTTTTCACTGGGGCATCTACATATGTCCTTTTTACACAACCAATTATTGTAGTCTCACTTTATTCATCTTGTCAATTTTGAAGGTTATTGCCACCTTGGCACGGATCTTATCTTTTCTAGTAAGCTTGAACATTCATTTCAACATACTCATTATTCgtaattatcatattttgaaCATTGGTATCCTTAACTGGGCACACTTAACCCCATAAAACATAGTTAGCCTAGCCATCACTTTTTAAAATGTACCTTTTAAGTTTTGATGGTACATTCTTATCACATAAGACTTCGGTGACGAGACTATATTTTGTTCACCCcatatgaatatgatttgaTATTGTAGTCAATCTTCCCATTTCTTTGAATTAATGACTCAAGATACTTCCAACTTCCTTTCGTGAAATGTTTTGTGTATCAAATCTCACTTCCACACTAACCTTAACTCCAGCCTATAGTCAATTCGGCCTTGAATCTCATCAATCAGTACcatgtcatatgtaaataacATACATCATAACACATGTTCATGAATACGACACATCAATTCAACCATCACCAAAGTAAATAAAAACGGATTAGAAATCTATTTGGATTTTAGCTCCATCATACATgtcattaataataaatatagaaaTTGCTAGTGAATGGGATTGGAAGGAGTCGAATGAGCCCGTGAGCAAAAGCGCTTGGCAAAAATTACTCGCCATTATTGGGTCAACAAGCATCCTGCTATGGAAGCATAAATCACCAGCTTCAACTACTTCACTCTCTCTGTTCATCTTCTTCTTGTGGATTCTGGAAATTTGGGAACTCGAAATTATTGTACTTGTTGTGATGTGAAAAAAGAGAGACGGAGTATGCAGGGCCACTCTGTGTTTTCACTTAAAGTTTCTTCCTTTTCCCCCTTTCCTTCAAACCCCACATACTCTTCATTGCCCTTTAAAGCTGCTAAATTGAACTCATGGGGGAAAAGGGTTGTTGATTCTCGTGTTGTCAATCCTTTTGATTATGCCCCAAATAAGCCTTTGCTTTATTTCAAGGTAATTTCTGGTCTTTTCTTGTGTTATTGTGTGTGTTTGAGCAAGCCCTTCTGCATTCTCAATTTGGAACTATTCAATTTCTGTTCGCTTATGGCTCATAAATTCATTGATCTAAACTGAAATTTGGGGGATTCATAGTTAATTAACATTGAATTACATTAGATTATCGAAGAACCAGTTGCTGAGTGTTAATTTGTTTATAGAGGTGCGGAATTTTGGAGCTTTATTAAAGACTAGGTAATCATCTCAATTGACTTTAGCTGCTGCTCGTAATCGTGCTCCATTCCCCTTTCAAtttggaaaaagaagaagaaagaccAGTGTGAAgcttttttaaaacaaataactaGGGTCTAGTTGTTCCCTTAGCTACCCGTTTTGCGTAGATGAAACATTGCTGGTTTTTACTTCCAATGTGAAACAACAGTGTTCTTTTTTCTGGACATCAGGTACATGCAACTGCTGCTGAAACTGATCAACCAAAATGGTGGGAAAAGAATGCCTCAAATATGGTTGACATTCATTCAACTCAAGAATTTTTAGATGCTTTAAGTCAAGCTGGAGATAAATTAGTGATTGTTGAATTCTATGGCACATGGTGTGCCTCTTGTCGTGCATTGTTCCCCAAGGTGAGTATTTAAGCTTTCCCTGAATAATGAGCCATTGCTATTCTAAACTAAGGAATGTATTGTTCTCGCAAATATTACTTGGATGTATAACAATACTCACCACTTTTGTTCTGCAATCCTGTGGTTTGTGCTCTTTCGCTGATAGGTCTAATAGAGGAATGAATTCTAGTAACAACTGCTTcataattacataatcaatctcatttatgtttttttttttgatatatcaaTTATGAAAACAGAAATGCAGTTAGAAGAATTTCGTAACAAGCGGCCTTATTGTTTGTTGATATTCTCAAATTTTATAGTCCCCACTCACTCCCCTCCACTTGGAAGCCTTCTTATAATATGGACAAAGTGTTTTTGCACAAGTATCTTATATCTCCTTTGCCATTTTGTATCTATTGGAGCTTGTGGGAAAAAAGAAGTGGGAGAATGTTCCCATGTAATTGCAAGTAAAATCTGTTGGTCCCATGACATGGTCATGGTTTTCTCTTAAACTATAAGAATCTGTTTCTATTCATGTTATTGGAAGTAAAACTGCTGGACATAGAGCTTCTTTATGTTCTGACTGTTGAAGAGAGGGCTGCACTCAATTTAGGACGTAGTCATTATTTGTCTGATTGTACTCATTAAGTTATAAACCTCAACTGGCTTGAGATTTAGGCACATAGTTGTGTTGCTATTGAATGTGTGGTATGTGAATTTTACTTTGGTCTCACATCTTTCTCTTATAACTATCAGGAGTTGCTATGTTCTAATGTTCGATATTGGGTTTATTTCCTTATCGATTAGTTTCAACTTACACAATCATAATATGTTCTTAATTTGCTCATTAGTCTGGTTTGGCCTCATTAAGTTTCTAGTAATTTCTTTTGTCGTCTTGCTTATGTTTCACTGTTATTacagttttatattttctttttccttttaaaattttggtttacCCATCAATGCTTTACCAGTTTTACACACCTCCTAGCAAATGCCAAACGAGATTGTGCTGTCCAAGATATCCTTATagataatttgtttgtttttacaCTTTTCAATGGCCAGGTCTGCATGATTGCGGAAAAACATCCAGAGATTCTTTTCATTAAGGTGAACTTTGATGAGAACAAGTCTTTGTGCAAAAGCTTAAATGTAAAAGTCCTTCCCTATTTCCACTTCTATAGAGGAGCTGACGGTCTGCTGGATTCCTTTTCTTGCTCTCTCGCAAAGGTAGGACCATGAAGTGCATCAGTGTGTTTTTTATTGTGGTGGTGCTTCCTGTTTAGTATACTTGGGAATAACTTGTATCTAGTTAACCTGCGTAACAATGTACTGATTGACACTATCTGATTGTTAATCTCGTCCCTATTAGTAGGAAGTCCATTACTAGGATATCTTTGGTAAATGAAATTTCTTAACTGATAATGTGGTGACCTAAATATTTCTGTTTAGTTCTGGGGAAGAAGATTTTCATTACAGTCTAAGCATATGTGCTGTTACTCATGTTCTTACCTTTCAATCAATTTTCCTTTGAAAGTACTTACTCTGGAAAATATAATGCAGCTTCAGAAACTAAAGGATGCCATTGAAAATTATAACCCAGCTCATGCAAAGGAAAGCTGAAAGGCACTGGTGATTCTCAATTTCCCTGAAGTTTTCTGCAGTCCAAATCATCTTCGAAAAAATTGTTTGTACTATATTTTGTTTCAGAACCTTATTGCAGATTgctatgggctgtgtcccactCACAGTTTTTCTTCTATAATATGCTGGAAAGCTGCACATAGTTTTTTGTACAAAGCACTCATTTTTTGCCTCTGCTGTGATCTCTCTCATGTGATTATATGGTAAAAATTTGAAACAAATCACTATCCTATGTGTTTTATAAAGAAGAATGGAGTTTcagaattttattttgtttgaaatcCATGGAAATGGCAAGAACCTTAGAGACTATTGTGCTCACAATGTGCTTATATACATATTCATTTAAAACTACTACTgtatttcttgttctttataTTATATTGCTCTAGTCTGTAGTCACAAGAAACTGATTGTTTCTTCTCTTTGTTattttacaatcaaatttgccaATATAATGAAACCTACTACTACTATTCAGCATGTACAGAATCATCGGTAAAAGGGCTCTGAGCTTCCAACTTGTTATTTTCTGTCTATGTAGTAATTGTAGGTGCTAGAACTTTTGATCTTTTCCCTTTTATTGGTGCTTCAGTATCGGGGAAGTGACCATTTCTCTCCATAAGATCCTCTACATGACCTTCTGCAGTCACATTCACAGGGTAAGTAACCAAATGAATACCCTTCATGTCTTCTACTTCATCTTGATCGTAAATTTTCCACATTTTGTCTCCGATGGAACGGATTCTATTCACACATTCCAAACTTTGAGGGTGGTGAAATTCTTGCTCCGCTTGTCCAGTGTGCTCATACCACAATGACAGACGATATGCATGAATGTCCCTTTGATCTATGTCTTCTTCTTCAGTTTTCGACTGATAGCATCCTATTGCAATCTCAGTGTCTCGTTTCCCATCCATGGACCTTTGGTTTATGTTAGCTGAACCAATTAATAAGTATGTATCATCCACTGAAAATTTGGAGAAAGAATTGTTAGCACGTAAGCTTTATTAGTCTAAATGATCAATAATATGACATGCAGAAGTGGCAAATGAGCGAGTTGGGTCAAACTTGGTTGAGTTCAAATGGGTCAAAATAAGTTGGATCAAGACGAGTCAAATGACAGGTCATAACACAACATGCCCAACATAACCATCTTCAATCTCCAATTGTGATCTTGCATGTTGGAGTTTGGGTTGCATTTTGACCCGTCAGATATACTACTTAGCCAGTTTGACTCAATAGTTTGATGAGTCATTTCAAGTTCAACACGCTGGATCAAGCCATCAGACGGGTCATAGCCCAACTAATTTACTCTGGCATGTTGAACAGGTTACTAGAAAATGGATTGATTTTACCGCGTCCAAATTAACACTAGATGAGTAAGAGGTAGAAGAAgacttttcatacctatcaTGAGCTTGGAGTGGACATAAACCATGAATCTCCTATTCTTTTGAGCTCTCCAGTACTGTGATTCTGGATGTGGAGAATAGGGAGGAGCAAATTCTCCTTTGATCTTTTCTTCTCTGTTTGCAAGACAGAAGAAATTCAAGTAATCTCTAGGATGCCCCTGTTCGCCACTTTCTTTAATCGCTTCACCTATAAATTTATACATCATCTTCATAGTTTCCCGAGTCCAGTACAAGATATCTTGCACTGAATCGCTCTCTGGCAGTCCTTCTGGCCACATTGGTACCACAATGTACACAGAAAACCGTTCCTTAGCTCTGATTTTATTCGCAATCTTTAGAGCAATCTCGATTGGAATTAAGTTTCTGCAGCCACAATGTTGATCTTGCTCCCAAAGGTGGCATCCACCGATGAAATACTGATTCTCGATGTATATAAATCTGTCAGCTCGTCTGATTGCTTCAACATAAGCTTCATGGATACTTCTTTCAACTGTCATGTTCCTAGGTAAAGGGCATGCGGAGACATGATCAATTGATCGGAAGACTTGAACGTTCCAATCCCGATCAGTAGAAGCCATGTTTGGCTGATTGCTGAGTTCTGGAATGGATCTTATGGGAATGAGCAAAGAAGGGCCAATTTGCTTATTCCATCTTTGTTCAAAATTGTTGAGTATATCCATAGCCGCTTGCCCTGTGACACGAGCGTGAGCATCGTGCCATGGTTCTCTCGGCCCTCCTTTGTGCAGGCTTGCACCTGATAGGCTTGTTTGATAAAAAT
Protein-coding regions in this window:
- the LOC125860179 gene encoding thioredoxin-like 2-1, chloroplastic, which produces MQGHSVFSLKVSSFSPFPSNPTYSSLPFKAAKLNSWGKRVVDSRVVNPFDYAPNKPLLYFKVHATAAETDQPKWWEKNASNMVDIHSTQEFLDALSQAGDKLVIVEFYGTWCASCRALFPKVCMIAEKHPEILFIKVNFDENKSLCKSLNVKVLPYFHFYRGADGLLDSFSCSLAKLQKLKDAIENYNPAHAKES
- the LOC125860178 gene encoding phospholipase D alpha 4 — encoded protein: MEGKHKFFHGTLEVSIFRATSRKPSLPFKCISSNGKPAFVTIKIDNKTVAKTTLESDRVWNQTFQILCAHSPNTTVTITLKTKCSILGKFTIQANKLLNETSLIEGFFPLSIENKKPKKKLKLQFIVWFKPAENEPSWGRILENGAFTGLKNSTFPQRSNCSVTLYQDAHHQHTFQPPFQTRPKNLWEDIYRAIEGAKHLVYIAGWSFNPKMVLVRDPSAEITHAKGVKLGELLKRKAEEGVAVMIMLWDDETSLPIIKNKGVMRTHDEDSLAYFRDTKVVCKLVPRLHHKLPSFFAHHQKMIAVDSRSHLSSTSREITSFLGGLDLCDGRYDTEEHSLFRTLNTESHCYDFYQTSLSGASLHKGGPREPWHDAHARVTGQAAMDILNNFEQRWNKQIGPSLLIPIRSIPELSNQPNMASTDRDWNVQVFRSIDHVSACPLPRNMTVERSIHEAYVEAIRRADRFIYIENQYFIGGCHLWEQDQHCGCRNLIPIEIALKIANKIRAKERFSVYIVVPMWPEGLPESDSVQDILYWTRETMKMMYKFIGEAIKESGEQGHPRDYLNFFCLANREEKIKGEFAPPYSPHPESQYWRAQKNRRFMVYVHSKLMIVDDTYLLIGSANINQRSMDGKRDTEIAIGCYQSKTEEEDIDQRDIHAYRLSLWYEHTGQAEQEFHHPQSLECVNRIRSIGDKMWKIYDQDEVEDMKGIHLVTYPVNVTAEGHVEDLMERNGHFPDTEAPIKGKRSKVLAPTITT